TAAATCTATAGGCTACTCGGAAATAGAGCTTAAGGTAATCCCTGATGAGGCAAACCTGGCACTTAGTTGTGGAAATCCAACGGCGCTGGCAAACCTTAAAGAAGGTGATATTGTT
The sequence above is drawn from the Pseudomonadota bacterium genome and encodes:
- a CDS encoding arsenite S-adenosylmethyltransferase, whose translation is MDKNRAKKAVKEAYGKIVQGKSSCGCGTSVPDKREFAKSIGYSEIELKVIPDEANLALSCGNPTALANLKEGDIV